In Deinococcus sedimenti, a single genomic region encodes these proteins:
- a CDS encoding HNH endonuclease, whose amino-acid sequence MTTTRNQLLPTPDGQFYLQTRYLDIPAAAQHATYWIDRALYTTRQGRAQFDLSAVHDGMEPARFEALMVRILERGEERAARTPLSPPTPLPTSTAFHRTEAGGLKSSYTEEFSPELKRSVRAASKHRCAHCGMPNQGVYLNTPWNRQTRQKDAVRIQVQGVLHVAHYGSNPDNLEGLSALCSRCHNELDWGHQRGGKLLTQSLYGTLGHTELQRWLDDARALTERAQSPLGALQPGGADLVTAVVLRGSKGVPAAPESIVRVIPRAAVHAAADLRAVWNAALDRLRIRGHVEPGGTTLTRPLSLPDDQAEANQQARIQAIRARRP is encoded by the coding sequence ATGACCACGACACGCAACCAGTTGCTGCCCACGCCAGACGGGCAGTTCTATCTCCAGACACGCTACCTCGACATCCCAGCGGCCGCCCAACACGCGACCTACTGGATCGACCGGGCGCTGTACACCACTCGCCAGGGCCGTGCGCAGTTCGACCTCTCCGCTGTGCATGACGGGATGGAGCCGGCCCGCTTCGAGGCCCTGATGGTCCGCATTCTGGAACGTGGCGAGGAGCGCGCCGCCCGGACGCCGCTCAGCCCTCCAACGCCGCTGCCGACCAGCACCGCCTTCCACCGCACGGAAGCAGGCGGCCTGAAGTCCAGCTACACCGAGGAGTTCAGCCCTGAGCTGAAGAGGAGCGTCCGCGCGGCCTCGAAGCACAGGTGCGCCCACTGCGGGATGCCGAACCAGGGGGTCTACCTCAACACGCCATGGAACCGCCAGACCCGCCAGAAGGACGCGGTGAGGATTCAGGTGCAGGGCGTGCTGCACGTCGCGCACTACGGCAGCAACCCAGACAACCTGGAGGGGCTCAGCGCCCTATGCAGCCGCTGCCACAACGAGCTCGACTGGGGCCACCAGAGGGGCGGGAAGCTGCTCACCCAGAGCCTGTACGGCACCCTGGGGCACACCGAACTCCAGCGCTGGTTGGACGACGCGCGGGCCCTGACTGAGCGCGCACAGAGTCCGTTGGGAGCCCTGCAACCGGGCGGCGCTGACCTCGTGACCGCAGTGGTTCTGCGTGGAAGTAAGGGCGTCCCAGCGGCTCCTGAGAGCATCGTGCGGGTGATCCCACGGGCGGCTGTTCACGCCGCTGCGGACCTGCGCGCGGTATGGAATGCCGCCCTCGATCGCCTGCGAATCCGCGGGCATGTGGAACCGGGCGGCACCACCCTGACCCGCCCGCTGAGCCTGCCGGATGACCAGGCCGAGGCCAATCAGCAGGCCAGGATCCAGGCCATCCGGGCTCGGCGTCCATGA
- a CDS encoding Eco57I restriction-modification methylase domain-containing protein → MQQYLTVNVRALARPQRAISAGPLGTPQAQAIVTSALRRLWADRIGSSVPMPRPPVKVAAMTADARAVAGTLRRAVVHQGMPEVCHIVGTVYTANMDQAIRSERGAFFTPPALAQQLTDMANRPGVDWTRANVVDPAVGFGALLIPAVQMIKRRSYLMGAALIDHLDDHVAAFELDAFSGWVTRIMLSLTVADDVQRAGYPLHDFVYIGDALRRHTHRRQYSVVLANPPYGKVTLDGDLRGVYARSLRGHANLYGVFTDLCLRLAKKTGVVSLLVPTSFLAGSYFQALRATLRGAGDLTHLEVIEARSGVFEDVLQEAATMALKKVDPARRQPRTTVHVRVPGEPHAVDIDLPADPSDIWIVPRVHAQIGLVRHVAHMPTRLSDYGVTVSTGPLVWNRHKEQLSNDWKAPAADHRSLPILWGEAVQNGTFAFRTDRSTHSRFIRLRPGQEHLVLEQPAILMQRTTSKEQHRRLICAAVPAAFLAEHGGAVVENHVNMLLPTRENVPLEAIARLLNTRAVDDVFRCMSGSVAVSAYELEALPLPRHEQLMELAALMAAGATDQEIEDTVGGYYWNGAGNQVVHPMLDNTEIPVNLQG, encoded by the coding sequence ATGCAACAATACCTCACCGTGAACGTTCGTGCCCTCGCGCGCCCCCAGCGCGCCATTTCTGCCGGTCCCCTCGGCACCCCGCAGGCCCAGGCCATCGTGACCTCTGCCCTGCGCCGGCTCTGGGCTGACCGGATCGGCTCCAGCGTGCCGATGCCCCGCCCGCCCGTCAAAGTGGCCGCCATGACCGCCGACGCCCGCGCCGTCGCGGGCACCCTGCGCCGCGCCGTGGTCCACCAGGGCATGCCCGAGGTGTGCCACATCGTCGGTACGGTCTACACCGCGAACATGGATCAGGCCATCAGGAGCGAACGTGGCGCCTTCTTCACCCCGCCCGCCCTGGCCCAGCAGCTGACCGACATGGCCAATCGCCCTGGAGTGGACTGGACCCGCGCCAACGTGGTGGACCCAGCTGTGGGCTTCGGTGCGCTGCTGATCCCGGCCGTCCAGATGATCAAGCGCCGGTCCTACCTGATGGGCGCGGCGCTGATCGACCACCTGGATGACCACGTGGCCGCGTTCGAGCTCGACGCGTTCAGCGGCTGGGTGACGCGGATCATGCTCAGCCTCACGGTGGCCGACGACGTCCAGCGCGCCGGGTACCCGCTGCACGATTTCGTGTACATCGGGGATGCCCTGCGCCGGCACACCCACCGTCGCCAGTACAGCGTAGTCCTGGCCAATCCACCGTATGGGAAGGTGACACTCGACGGCGACCTGCGCGGCGTGTACGCCCGCAGCCTGCGTGGGCATGCCAACCTCTACGGCGTGTTCACGGACCTCTGCCTGCGTCTGGCCAAGAAGACGGGCGTGGTCTCGCTGCTGGTGCCTACGTCCTTCCTGGCCGGCTCCTATTTCCAGGCTCTGCGCGCGACCCTGCGCGGCGCCGGGGACCTGACGCACCTGGAGGTCATCGAGGCCCGCAGCGGGGTGTTCGAGGACGTGCTCCAGGAAGCGGCGACGATGGCGCTCAAGAAGGTGGACCCGGCCCGGCGCCAGCCCCGCACCACCGTCCACGTCCGCGTGCCCGGCGAGCCGCACGCGGTGGACATCGATCTGCCGGCCGACCCGTCGGATATCTGGATCGTGCCCCGCGTTCACGCCCAGATCGGCTTGGTGCGGCACGTGGCCCACATGCCGACTCGGCTGAGCGACTACGGCGTGACCGTCAGCACCGGTCCGCTGGTCTGGAACCGTCACAAGGAGCAGCTCAGCAACGACTGGAAGGCGCCGGCCGCCGATCACCGCTCGCTGCCGATCCTGTGGGGGGAGGCCGTCCAGAACGGAACGTTCGCGTTCCGCACCGACCGGTCCACGCACAGCCGGTTCATCCGGTTGCGCCCCGGTCAGGAGCACCTGGTCCTGGAGCAGCCGGCCATCCTGATGCAGCGGACGACCTCGAAGGAACAGCATAGGCGCCTGATCTGCGCCGCGGTCCCGGCCGCGTTCCTGGCGGAGCACGGCGGCGCGGTGGTGGAGAACCACGTGAATATGCTGCTGCCGACCCGCGAGAACGTGCCGCTGGAGGCCATCGCCCGGCTGCTGAACACCCGCGCGGTGGACGATGTGTTCCGCTGCATGAGCGGCAGCGTGGCCGTGAGTGCCTACGAGCTCGAAGCGCTGCCCCTGCCTAGACATGAGCAGCTGATGGAGCTGGCGGCGTTAATGGCGGCTGGGGCGACGGATCAGGAGATCGAAGATACCGTGGGAGGGTATTACTGGAACGGTGCAGGTAATCAGGTAGTTCATCCCATGCTGGACAACACTGAAATACCTGTTAACCTTCAGGGGTGA
- a CDS encoding RusA family crossover junction endodeoxyribonuclease produces the protein MTLRLTMPWPISVNSLYRSYDGRQIISVPGRKYYAACKQHLAAIKQLPDFGESRLKVVIRLYAPSVRVYDLDNHAKTLLDAITHCQRVWKDDRQIDDLRIIRMEKGGKNARAELTITVIPDKEA, from the coding sequence GTGACCCTCAGGCTCACCATGCCGTGGCCCATCAGCGTGAACTCGCTGTACCGCTCCTACGACGGGCGCCAGATCATCTCCGTGCCCGGCCGCAAGTATTACGCGGCCTGCAAGCAGCACCTAGCCGCCATCAAGCAGCTTCCCGACTTCGGGGAGTCGCGCCTGAAGGTGGTCATCCGGCTGTACGCGCCGTCCGTCCGAGTCTACGACCTGGACAACCACGCCAAGACCCTGCTGGACGCCATCACCCACTGCCAGCGCGTCTGGAAGGACGACCGCCAGATCGACGACCTCCGGATCATCCGCATGGAGAAAGGCGGCAAGAACGCCCGGGCCGAACTCACCATCACCGTCATTCCCGACAAGGAGGCCTGA
- a CDS encoding DEAD/DEAH box helicase — MQTQTQATNMNDILSLMADIGLIDAPVTDPTEAQQAFKAALASARAAEQTVVGARYPQVLHSQLFEWAQRRGWTNEIRAADGVGYVMPDRADQARSWVTHGSVRLLIATPRIEETTVISRPTGAPTLRPYQVDAISQTEAHWEAGRSRVLVRLPTGTGKSVVIAEIARRHVEAGGVVVAMAHTLELISQLAEHIGRGVDPELIGQLMSKHRPEPHNRVIVSTVQSAGHLGHYLDQSDLDNILCIVDEAHRIVSNKYRKSIKSLAPRRVLGVTATPVRTDGRGLGGDFDVMVQTLSYAQAFAGGYLIKPTYYVPSEFDLQALRTTAGDYDLEDAAKEAEKPQVVGSLIDTINRIASDRQIIIFNCTRKHSQAVLERLKLSGYTASAHIDGDTNLDERKQIMADFKSGEIQILCNVDVCTEGVDVPDVGAVFIMRPTKSVSRWLQIAGRALRTAPGKSDCLIVDHTGSMYELGPVENYETWELEMDKTNGKTRKSKVGKSDTERTCTCGNAWKGGPRCPACGAVASSKNWEAENQAALDADLIEWERRQEEALTPAQRERREKKAAKAARDALKADKERLYVLYRQMQQYAATQTRSGKPGQAFFWFVKEFGFNPPYNLRDRPLPFDEETGLQIQEIVNRQWRQKYAAEKNAKAQARAQARAETEAQSPSQPEPVSAEEAPEKTSWHQPVLFGAEAAELNTKG; from the coding sequence ATGCAGACCCAGACCCAAGCAACCAACATGAACGACATCCTGTCCCTCATGGCCGACATCGGCCTGATCGACGCCCCAGTCACGGACCCGACCGAAGCTCAGCAGGCCTTCAAAGCCGCCCTGGCCAGCGCCCGCGCCGCCGAGCAGACCGTGGTAGGTGCACGCTACCCGCAGGTGCTTCACAGCCAGCTGTTCGAATGGGCTCAGCGCCGGGGCTGGACCAACGAGATCCGCGCAGCAGACGGCGTGGGCTACGTCATGCCCGACCGCGCCGATCAGGCCCGCAGCTGGGTGACGCACGGCAGCGTGCGCCTGCTGATCGCCACGCCACGTATCGAAGAGACCACTGTGATCAGCCGACCCACCGGCGCGCCCACCCTGCGCCCCTACCAGGTTGACGCCATCAGCCAGACCGAAGCGCACTGGGAAGCCGGACGCAGCCGCGTCCTGGTTCGCCTCCCCACCGGCACCGGGAAGAGCGTGGTCATCGCGGAGATTGCCCGGCGCCACGTCGAAGCGGGCGGCGTCGTTGTTGCGATGGCCCACACCCTCGAACTGATCTCGCAGCTGGCCGAGCACATCGGCCGCGGTGTCGACCCAGAGCTCATCGGCCAGCTGATGTCCAAGCACCGACCGGAGCCGCACAACCGCGTGATCGTCAGTACCGTTCAGAGCGCTGGTCACCTCGGGCACTACCTCGATCAGTCCGACCTGGACAACATCTTGTGCATTGTCGACGAAGCGCACCGCATTGTGTCCAACAAGTACCGGAAATCGATCAAGTCCCTGGCCCCCCGCCGCGTCCTGGGCGTGACTGCAACCCCGGTTCGCACCGACGGCAGGGGCCTGGGGGGCGACTTTGACGTGATGGTCCAGACGCTCAGTTACGCCCAGGCCTTCGCTGGCGGATACCTGATCAAGCCGACCTACTACGTGCCCTCAGAGTTCGACCTCCAGGCCCTGCGGACCACCGCCGGAGATTACGACCTGGAAGACGCCGCTAAAGAAGCTGAAAAGCCACAGGTTGTCGGGAGCCTGATCGACACCATCAACCGGATTGCCTCAGACCGTCAGATCATCATCTTCAACTGCACCCGCAAGCACAGCCAGGCCGTCCTGGAGCGCCTGAAGCTGTCGGGGTACACCGCCTCGGCGCATATCGACGGTGATACCAATCTTGACGAACGCAAGCAGATCATGGCGGACTTCAAAAGCGGCGAGATCCAGATCCTGTGCAACGTCGACGTCTGCACAGAGGGCGTGGACGTGCCGGATGTCGGCGCGGTGTTCATCATGCGGCCCACCAAGAGTGTGTCCCGTTGGCTCCAGATTGCCGGACGCGCGCTCCGGACCGCGCCTGGCAAGAGCGACTGCCTGATCGTCGACCACACGGGGTCCATGTACGAGCTCGGCCCAGTGGAGAATTACGAGACGTGGGAACTGGAGATGGATAAGACCAACGGCAAGACCCGCAAGAGCAAGGTGGGCAAGTCCGACACTGAGCGCACCTGCACCTGTGGGAATGCCTGGAAGGGTGGCCCCCGCTGCCCGGCCTGTGGGGCCGTGGCCAGCAGCAAGAACTGGGAGGCCGAGAACCAGGCCGCGCTGGACGCCGATCTGATCGAGTGGGAGCGGCGCCAGGAGGAGGCCCTCACACCAGCTCAGCGTGAGCGCCGCGAGAAGAAGGCCGCCAAAGCCGCCCGGGATGCGCTGAAGGCGGACAAGGAGCGACTGTACGTGCTGTACCGGCAGATGCAGCAGTACGCCGCCACGCAGACCCGCAGCGGCAAGCCCGGCCAGGCGTTCTTCTGGTTCGTCAAGGAGTTCGGGTTCAATCCGCCGTACAACCTCAGGGACCGCCCACTGCCCTTCGATGAGGAGACCGGCCTTCAGATCCAGGAGATCGTCAACCGGCAGTGGCGTCAGAAATACGCTGCGGAGAAGAACGCCAAGGCGCAGGCCAGAGCGCAGGCCAGAGCGGAGACCGAAGCGCAGAGCCCCTCGCAGCCAGAGCCAGTGTCCGCAGAGGAAGCCCCAGAGAAGACGAGTTGGCACCAGCCGGTCCTGTTCGGCGCGGAGGCCGCCGAACTGAACACAAAGGGGTGA
- a CDS encoding HNH endonuclease, with product MKSPLTTDQIKDLPRTTARFHRSYDIDPDTGCWIWTVSPGSRYAVAKITTKDGAYAYQASHLSLALHGRPLSAGQVACHTCDHPRCVNPEHLFAGTHDENMADMVSKGRKTGKGGPSGERNGRAKLSRRDVDHIRSLPTRHGLLTELAAQYGVTPGAIKRIRDGEIWK from the coding sequence ATGAAATCGCCCCTGACCACTGATCAGATCAAAGACCTCCCGCGCACCACCGCCCGCTTCCACCGCTCCTACGACATCGACCCCGACACCGGCTGCTGGATCTGGACCGTCAGCCCCGGCAGCCGCTACGCCGTGGCCAAGATCACCACCAAGGACGGGGCCTACGCGTACCAGGCCAGTCACCTCTCCCTCGCGCTGCACGGCCGTCCCCTGAGCGCCGGTCAGGTCGCCTGCCACACCTGTGACCACCCACGCTGCGTCAACCCAGAACACCTGTTCGCCGGCACCCACGACGAGAACATGGCCGACATGGTCAGCAAGGGCCGGAAGACCGGCAAGGGTGGACCCAGCGGTGAGCGCAACGGACGCGCCAAGCTCTCGCGCCGGGACGTCGATCACATCAGGTCCCTGCCCACGCGCCATGGATTGCTGACCGAACTGGCCGCGCAGTACGGCGTGACCCCTGGTGCCATCAAGCGCATCCGAGACGGTGAGATCTGGAAGTGA
- a CDS encoding BsuBI/PstI family type II restriction endonuclease translates to MKTPDYLHPDYVQSKLELFIPKSLATRADLVSKAAARTVFTMLYCDQVEGNNRWFSPSHLVTRMGDTQAALTDDESRETYYAAVSSTKPKDRPTAADAWYRENTRETIRDNVLRNGLIEIGAVVERPGIVTTSSAPRYALALDFATLLKSSNVTDEQIESWQKAHLSTAAVRRAKLTKQFKAKARTPVRVRMPDGTTHQMGPGLSSLITQGVIEDYIPRFSPNSNVLLISESGNKLNYRDELLLDIAGLKIDIGRLLPDIVLIDVDVDPHVLTFVEVVHTDGAITERRRRELLALALECGFEEEGVRFLTAFEDRQSTAARKLIHSVAWNTDVWYRTEPDGLMSLRVKK, encoded by the coding sequence GTGAAGACACCTGACTACCTGCACCCGGACTACGTCCAAAGCAAGCTCGAGCTCTTCATTCCGAAGAGCCTGGCCACCCGGGCCGACCTCGTAAGCAAGGCGGCCGCGCGCACCGTGTTCACGATGCTGTACTGCGACCAAGTGGAGGGCAATAACCGCTGGTTCAGCCCCTCCCACCTGGTCACCCGCATGGGGGACACCCAGGCCGCCCTGACGGACGACGAGTCCCGCGAGACCTACTACGCGGCCGTCTCCTCCACTAAGCCCAAGGACCGGCCGACCGCAGCCGATGCCTGGTACCGCGAGAACACGCGCGAGACCATCCGCGACAACGTGCTGCGGAACGGCCTGATCGAGATCGGGGCGGTGGTGGAGCGCCCCGGCATCGTGACGACCTCCTCGGCCCCCCGCTACGCCCTGGCCTTGGATTTCGCCACGCTGCTGAAGAGCAGCAACGTCACGGACGAACAGATCGAGAGCTGGCAGAAGGCCCACCTGAGCACGGCGGCTGTGCGCCGGGCCAAGCTGACCAAGCAGTTCAAAGCCAAGGCCCGCACCCCGGTCCGCGTCCGCATGCCTGACGGCACCACCCACCAGATGGGCCCCGGACTGTCCAGCCTGATCACGCAGGGTGTGATTGAGGACTACATCCCCCGCTTCTCCCCGAACAGCAACGTGCTGCTGATCAGCGAGAGCGGCAATAAGTTGAACTACCGGGATGAGCTTCTTCTGGACATCGCTGGCCTGAAAATCGACATCGGGCGCCTGCTGCCGGATATCGTCCTGATCGACGTCGACGTCGACCCGCATGTGCTTACCTTCGTCGAGGTGGTTCACACTGACGGCGCCATCACCGAGCGCCGCCGCCGCGAACTGCTGGCACTCGCCCTCGAATGCGGATTCGAAGAAGAGGGCGTGCGCTTCCTGACTGCCTTCGAAGACCGGCAGTCGACCGCAGCACGCAAGTTGATCCACTCGGTCGCGTGGAACACGGACGTGTGGTACCGGACTGAACCCGACGGCCTGATGAGCCTGCGCGTCAAGAAGTAA
- a CDS encoding deoxyguanosinetriphosphate triphosphohydrolase family protein — MNDPRTPEQHDRDRVLHTDEFRRLAGITQVITPTGHSFHNRLTHSLEVAQIARRLSENLAAQAPEKHRGAINPDVVETAALIHDLGHPPFGHVGEEMLDALGQAAGLEDGFEGNAQSFRIATRIAVHKASYLGLGLTRATLNASLKYPNLRGPKPPQGRDDKRAKKLYKKFGAYTDDAEAFAFARELSADDSPSIEAQIMDYADDIAYSMHDLVDFYRAGIIPIADLVDNLNQFFDAHKEHFLPSEYEHKEDEALEIVRRIFDMMPRSMFRGDHEAKARLRDFMSAHITAYSQLSIDWNQPTPQLIISAEHRLELAFLKRIIWEYVILRQQLASQQAGHRRIITVLFDTYLDAVEQAAKKGSHSLIPPGFAHEACLGESPAEGVPHHPAHVRLAIDIVSSLSDAQAQAIYLRVTGINPGQITDNIFY; from the coding sequence GTGAATGATCCTCGTACGCCAGAGCAGCACGACCGCGATCGCGTCTTACACACCGACGAGTTCCGGCGCCTGGCTGGCATTACGCAGGTCATCACTCCTACAGGTCACTCGTTCCACAACCGTCTGACGCACTCGCTTGAAGTGGCCCAGATCGCCCGTCGGCTCTCCGAGAATCTGGCGGCGCAAGCCCCTGAGAAGCACCGTGGCGCGATCAACCCAGACGTTGTGGAGACTGCCGCACTGATCCATGACCTTGGACACCCTCCATTCGGCCACGTGGGCGAAGAGATGTTGGATGCCTTGGGTCAAGCAGCCGGTCTTGAGGATGGCTTTGAAGGGAACGCACAGTCTTTTCGTATCGCAACGAGGATTGCTGTCCACAAAGCCTCTTACCTCGGACTTGGTCTAACCCGGGCAACGCTGAACGCGTCGCTGAAATACCCGAACTTGCGCGGACCAAAGCCGCCTCAAGGCAGGGACGACAAGCGGGCGAAGAAGTTGTACAAGAAGTTCGGTGCTTATACCGACGATGCAGAGGCGTTCGCTTTTGCGCGTGAGCTCTCTGCTGATGACTCGCCAAGCATCGAGGCGCAAATCATGGATTATGCTGATGATATCGCCTACTCCATGCATGACTTGGTTGATTTCTACAGGGCAGGTATAATTCCCATTGCCGATCTTGTGGATAATCTCAATCAGTTCTTCGATGCCCACAAAGAGCATTTCCTGCCCAGTGAGTATGAGCACAAAGAGGATGAAGCGCTTGAGATTGTTAGGCGTATCTTCGACATGATGCCCCGTTCGATGTTCAGGGGCGACCATGAAGCGAAGGCGCGTCTTCGTGACTTTATGTCAGCGCACATCACCGCGTACAGCCAGCTGAGCATAGATTGGAATCAGCCAACCCCGCAGCTGATTATCTCCGCTGAGCACCGGCTGGAGCTGGCCTTCCTGAAGCGCATCATCTGGGAGTACGTCATTCTCCGGCAGCAGTTGGCAAGCCAGCAAGCAGGGCATAGGCGCATCATCACTGTCCTGTTCGATACGTACCTTGATGCGGTGGAGCAAGCCGCGAAGAAGGGCTCCCACAGCCTGATTCCGCCTGGCTTTGCACACGAGGCCTGCCTTGGAGAGAGCCCCGCAGAAGGCGTGCCGCATCATCCCGCCCACGTCCGCTTGGCCATCGACATCGTGTCAAGCCTGTCGGACGCGCAGGCGCAGGCCATCTACCTCCGAGTGACGGGTATTAACCCGGGTCAAATTACCGACAACATCTTCTACTGA